A genome region from Actinobacillus arthritidis includes the following:
- the dapD gene encoding 2,3,4,5-tetrahydropyridine-2,6-dicarboxylate N-succinyltransferase — MSLQAIIEAAFERRAEITPKTVDAETRAAIEEVIEGLDSGKYRVAEKIDGEWVTHQWLKKAVLLSFRINDNQIIDGAETKYYDKVGLKFADYTEERFAQEGFRVVPSATVRKGAYISKNCVLMPSYVNIGAYVGEGTMVDTWATVGSCAQIGKNVHLSGGVGIGGVLEPLQANPTIIGDNCFIGARSEVVEGVIVEDGCVISMGVFIGQSTRIYDRETGEIHYGRVPAGSVVVSGSLPSKCGKYSLYCAVIVKKVDAKTLGKVGINELLRTIEE; from the coding sequence ATGTCTTTACAAGCAATTATTGAAGCGGCATTCGAGCGTCGTGCTGAAATTACGCCAAAAACCGTTGATGCAGAAACTCGTGCGGCAATCGAAGAAGTTATCGAAGGTTTAGATAGCGGTAAATATCGTGTAGCAGAAAAAATTGACGGTGAATGGGTCACTCATCAATGGTTAAAAAAAGCGGTTTTACTTTCATTCCGTATCAATGACAACCAAATCATTGATGGTGCAGAAACCAAATACTACGACAAAGTAGGCTTAAAATTTGCAGATTATACTGAAGAACGTTTTGCACAAGAAGGTTTCCGTGTAGTACCGTCTGCAACCGTACGTAAAGGTGCATACATTTCTAAAAACTGCGTATTAATGCCATCTTATGTAAACATCGGTGCATACGTAGGCGAAGGCACAATGGTTGACACTTGGGCAACCGTAGGATCATGCGCACAAATTGGTAAAAACGTTCACTTATCTGGTGGCGTAGGTATCGGTGGCGTATTAGAACCGTTACAAGCAAACCCAACTATTATCGGCGATAATTGCTTTATCGGCGCACGTTCAGAAGTGGTTGAAGGTGTAATCGTAGAAGACGGTTGTGTAATTTCAATGGGCGTATTTATCGGTCAATCGACTCGTATTTATGACCGTGAAACCGGCGAAATCCACTACGGTCGTGTACCGGCAGGTTCTGTGGTTGTATCCGGTAGCCTTCCGTCAAAATGCGGTAAATACAGCTTATATTGCGCAGTTATCGTGAAAAAAGTTGATGCGAAAACATTAGGTAAAGTGGGTATCAATGAATTACTTCGTACTATTGAAGAGTAA
- the aroQ gene encoding type II 3-dehydroquinate dehydratase yields the protein MKKILLLNGPNLNMLGKREPHIYGSQTLADIEQHLQQSAQAQGYELDYFQANGEEPLINRIHQAFQNTDFIIINPGAFTHTSVAIRDALLAVSIPFIEVHLSNVHAREPFRHHSYLSDIAKGVICGLGAKGYDYALDFAISELNKIQLEEVMNG from the coding sequence ATGAAAAAAATTCTTCTCCTCAATGGTCCGAATTTAAATATGTTAGGTAAACGTGAACCTCATATTTACGGATCACAAACCCTCGCAGATATTGAACAACACTTACAACAATCAGCTCAGGCACAAGGCTACGAATTAGATTATTTTCAAGCAAACGGAGAAGAGCCGCTGATTAATCGTATTCATCAAGCATTTCAAAATACCGATTTTATTATCATCAATCCCGGTGCCTTTACCCATACCAGCGTAGCAATTCGTGATGCGTTGTTGGCGGTATCCATTCCGTTTATCGAAGTCCATCTTTCAAATGTGCACGCTCGTGAACCTTTTCGCCATCATTCTTATCTAAGTGATATAGCAAAAGGCGTGATTTGCGGTTTAGGTGCAAAAGGTTATGATTACGCACTCGACTTCGCAATTTCAGAATTAAACAAAATACAATTAGAAGAGGTAATGAATGGCTAA
- a CDS encoding LTA synthase family protein: MSKLSFISILIIHIGLFIYLTSIFSIIRKIMVNSFIEKDILNKAENIQSINRMWNIGLRFDLKIISLFLAVPFIISSILLTTLSHPVILTGYFWYAIIISFLFSLVLIGNYYYFKTYKTYYDVFIFGLIEEDTKAVLKSIFDDYPLFKISITSVILGLMPYYFIQRIAILQYELSNWLNVLLFILTILVMFLMIRGTIHSKPLGRIHAQVSSLAILNKMVPNGVLAIRWAFQDRKSNVTFAAVNPKEGEQLIKDALALNKDTLYAHTPKNEYLEKKKPNVILAIMESFGGNGLITDDPINNDLLGSLRPYMESEFVFKRFLSSSNGTMSSLASIYFHSPVQEITQSIVQNTVIKTNPFLVYKEKGYKTVFISAGNLMWRNLANYLPIQGVDEIYDQNDLMDRYPESKKTLSYWGIADEFAFKLAEELLANANEPMFINILTITNHPPYQAPKTYEAKTVDPNVLEGRMGDNETERRNILESFQYACNALGNFINHIKSSNKANNTIIVATGDHHIRGMKQCFPKELFMAHSVPFILSLPEQIKSQFSIDYSPNKLGSHKDIFPTLYHFSLSDVKYWTCGGENLLAPVSPNYFAFHPAVWADDSGIVDLTTPELLKYQWAQNNNLMSSEQTLTNEKHSRIKAYQHLLDWQINYLLKGYEENGKA, encoded by the coding sequence ATGTCAAAACTTTCCTTTATATCTATTTTAATTATTCATATAGGACTTTTTATTTATCTTACCTCCATATTTTCTATAATTAGAAAAATTATGGTTAACTCATTTATTGAAAAAGACATATTAAACAAAGCAGAAAATATTCAATCCATTAATCGAATGTGGAATATTGGACTTCGTTTTGATTTAAAAATAATCTCTTTATTTTTAGCTGTACCCTTTATTATTTCGAGCATACTCCTAACGACACTATCTCACCCAGTGATTTTAACAGGCTATTTTTGGTATGCGATTATTATTTCATTTTTATTTTCTCTAGTTTTAATAGGAAATTATTACTATTTTAAAACTTATAAAACTTATTATGACGTTTTTATTTTTGGTCTCATTGAAGAGGATACTAAAGCGGTATTAAAAAGTATTTTTGATGACTACCCTTTATTTAAGATATCTATAACATCTGTTATTTTAGGACTAATGCCTTATTATTTTATTCAACGTATTGCTATTCTCCAATATGAATTATCTAATTGGTTAAACGTATTATTATTTATTCTAACGATATTAGTCATGTTTTTAATGATTCGTGGAACCATTCATTCTAAGCCACTAGGTAGAATTCATGCTCAAGTGTCATCATTAGCCATTTTAAACAAAATGGTTCCGAATGGTGTTTTAGCTATTCGGTGGGCTTTCCAAGATAGAAAAAGCAATGTCACTTTTGCCGCAGTAAATCCAAAAGAAGGTGAACAACTAATTAAGGATGCTTTAGCTTTAAATAAAGACACATTATATGCTCATACGCCAAAGAACGAGTACTTAGAAAAGAAAAAACCTAACGTTATTCTAGCCATTATGGAAAGTTTTGGGGGAAATGGCTTAATTACTGATGATCCGATAAACAATGATTTATTAGGATCTTTACGTCCTTATATGGAAAGTGAATTTGTATTTAAAAGATTTCTTTCCTCTTCTAATGGAACTATGAGTAGCTTGGCATCAATTTATTTTCATAGCCCGGTACAGGAAATAACGCAATCCATTGTTCAAAATACTGTAATTAAGACCAACCCATTTTTGGTCTATAAAGAAAAAGGATATAAAACAGTATTTATTTCTGCCGGTAATTTGATGTGGAGAAATTTAGCTAATTATTTACCTATTCAAGGTGTTGATGAAATCTATGATCAAAATGACTTAATGGACAGATACCCAGAGTCCAAAAAGACATTGTCATATTGGGGAATAGCGGACGAATTTGCATTTAAATTAGCAGAAGAATTATTAGCTAATGCTAATGAACCAATGTTTATTAATATTTTAACGATTACAAACCATCCTCCATATCAAGCGCCTAAAACATATGAAGCTAAAACAGTGGATCCGAATGTACTTGAAGGGAGAATGGGAGATAATGAAACCGAACGTCGTAATATACTAGAAAGTTTTCAGTATGCTTGTAATGCATTGGGCAACTTCATTAACCACATAAAATCTAGTAACAAAGCAAACAATACAATTATTGTCGCGACAGGTGATCATCATATTCGAGGTATGAAACAATGTTTCCCCAAGGAACTTTTTATGGCACATTCTGTGCCGTTCATTTTAAGTCTTCCTGAACAAATTAAAAGCCAATTTAGTATTGATTATTCGCCGAATAAATTAGGATCTCATAAAGATATTTTTCCAACGCTTTATCATTTCAGCTTATCTGATGTGAAGTATTGGACATGTGGAGGCGAAAATTTATTAGCGCCGGTATCACCGAATTACTTTGCTTTCCATCCTGCTGTATGGGCTGATGATTCAGGTATTGTTGACCTTACAACACCTGAATTACTCAAGTATCAATGGGCTCAGAACAACAATTTAATGAGCAGTGAACAAACCTTAACAAATGAGAAACATAGTAGAATTAAGGCTTATCAACATCTTCTGGATTGGCAAATTAATTACCTACTCAAAGGCTATGAAGAAAATGGGAAAGCATAA